The sequence GCGCCCAGGCGCTCTGCGAGTCGCTCGGTGCGCACGCCCCCGAGCCCCTGCTGGACGGCGCGCGCCAGGCGGCGGACTTCTGGGTGGCCATCCATCGCCGGGCGCTCGCGGAGGCATAGTCCGCGCCCCGCTCAGTCCAGCAGCTCCACGACGTCCGCCCGGACGCCGAGCAGGGCGAAGCCGAAGTTGGCGAAGTTGTAGAGGGGTTCGTCCGAGTCCGTATTGTCCACACCCCCACCGTAGAAGCGCAGGCGCAGGTAGGGAGACACGGCGGCGTCGTCATCCACGGGCACGCCCAGGGTGAGGGCCGCGTCGTAGAGCGCCCCGCGGCTCGGGTCCGTGGGGTTGACGAGGCCATCCACCTCCAGCGCGGCCCAGAGGCGTTTCGAGGGCCACCACGTCAGGCGCGTCTTCAGCGCGGGCACCGGGCCGATGTCCGCGTCCCGCGCATAGAGCCCGCCGTCCTGGGAGCGCAGTTCCACCAACGCCGTGCGAATCTGGAGGCTGACGCCCACGTCCCACTGGAAGCGCTCGCGGTGGATGAGGCGATACACGTAGCTGGCGCGGTAGCCACTGAACGAATACGTGTGCTCCACCGGCGTGCCCGCGGGGAAGAGCGTGTCCTTGAAGAGGATGTCCTTCGTCAGCGTCGCCCGCGTGGTGACGGGCAGCGGTGCGTAGAGGAGCACCACGCCATGGCGCTCTCCCAGCCGCGCCTCGACGGAGGCGCGCGTCGTGTTGAAGAGGGGCTCGTCCTGGTTGATGTCCTTCGCCGAGTAGCGCGTGCCACCGGCACCAAAGGCCAGCTCGTTGCGGAACACCTTCACCGGGCCCGCCTCCGCCTCGATGAAGAGCGCCTCCAGCAGTCGGTCGTCGGCCCGCGCGGCCAGCGGCGCCAGCAGACAGCATCAGTGAACACTCGCGGGGACCGTTACACCGGGTCTTCGAAAATCGAGTCCCCCTCCATGGGGCGTGACTCACGACCCGCAGGCCCGCTCCGCCGCGGCCACGCAGTCGTTGGTGTTCTGGCAGCTCACGCAGCGCAGCTTCGTGCCGTTGTGCTTGTAGTAGCAGCGGATGGGCTCGGAGCGGGCGTCACGGACCTCGCAGAACACGATGGTCCCGGTGGAGCAGAGCGGCTCGGCCACCGGCTCGCCGCAGCAGCCTTCGCCGTCGAAATGAGGGCGTAGCTCGGTGGTGCACGCCATCCCCGGTTCCCACCGTCACAGGGAGGTCTGGAGCTCGGACGAGCCCAGGTATTCCTCCACCCCGAGGACACCCTCCTCCAGCACCAGCAGGAAGGCGGCCGCGCCCGACGCTGCCAGCCTCTGTTTGAGCTTCGCGGGGAGGTAATCCATCGTCTGCAGCCGCTGGCGCAGGTTGAGGAACGCGTGGCAGCCCACGGCGTCATACCTGCCCGTCTCCCGCAGCCTGCCCATCGCGGCAGGGGCATCGAAGGGCTCCTCCGAGTCATGGATGATGTCGCAGGTGCGCAGGTGCCGTGTTACCACCCGCTCGGGATGCTTCTGAAGCGCGTGGTGAAAATAAAGGACATATTCCGAGGCCCCGTTCCACTTCTCCACGTCGACCGTGTCGAGGAAGGCCTTCCAGAAGGGCTGCTTGCGACGCTGCTCGACGGCCGCGTGGAGCGCGTCCAGGATTCGCCGGTCGAGGACCATGTGATGGTGCATGCCGCTGAAGGGATTGCGCGGCGCCCAACCCGGGACGAGCCGCCCGGCGAAACGCGCGTGCACATGCGTGACCTTGTGGGGATAGTCCCGGGTATTGAGTTGCCATTCGAAGGGATAGCCGGGGGACAGGATGGCCTCCCCCCGCTCGGTCAGGAACGGCACGCCACGGGCGAAATGAAAATCGGCGTCCAGGATGAGGACGTGGTCGAGCAGGTCGGGGATGGCGCTGTAGACGCAGAGCTTGAGGAGCTGCTGGTAATACCAGGAGCCGTGCGGATGGGTGGTTCCCTTCCTCACCAGCGCGTCCGTCACGTCGTGGACCGCGAAGGGATAGCGCTCCTCGTTGATCCAGATGACGGGCTTTCCCGCGACCTGGTGCAGGTGCAAGTGCTCGAGCTCCTGCCGCGCGACGACGTAGACATTGCGGATGGGGGTGCGTGAGTGCTGGACGATGCTCGCGATGCAAGGTGCGAGCTTGTCGTAGTCCTTGGGCGCCACGGGGATGACGACATCGATCTGGATGGGCTCCGCGGTCGCGGGGATGCGCTCGGAGAGGCCAGGGAGCTGGCCATCCTCACGGCGCGCGCGACCTTCATTCGGTGTCATGCTCGAACCTTCAGCTCCTCGCGATTGTCCTGCGTGAGCTGCATTCATCAGACCAGGACTCCGAGCGCTCGTCAAAGTCGATAGCTGCTCTTGCCATCTCGTTGCCACAGATGGCCTGCGGCGGTGCACCGGGCGCGCACGCAGAGGTTGCGGACGACCCATCACCTTCACTGGGGGCCTCAAGCACACCTGGATGGGGCGGTTCTCCGAGCGCGAGTGCATCTGTCGAGATCCAAAAACAAGGCGCTGGCTCAAGTAATACCCGGAGGCGGTTCCCAGCCATCCCCGGAGCATGACTCATGAACGCGGAAGTACCCCTGTCGGGCCTCTGCTCGGTCAGGTGAACCGGGCCCGGGTAACACGGCCGGTGGCCTTACATAAACAAATATTGGCGACCCAATGATTTATCACCAGCGGTGATTCTTCCGAGTCGAAAGTGTCCAGGAATCAGGTCCACCCCAAGGGAGTCCGCATGTTTCGAAGAAGTATTGTGCTTGCAGCGGGATGTATTGCGTTGATGTCCGGGTGCGCAGCCCCACCCGTGGACGAGCCGCGGGAAATCGTCAGCAACCTGGTCCAGGCCGGGTTCCCGGCCGACGACATCATGGTCGTCGACGGGAAGGTCTACGTCGGGCGGGACGCCGAGGTGACCCTGGCCGCGTCGCGCGAACTGCTCGAGCAGGGCAACAGCACCGAGGAGCAATACCGCACCACCAACCTCGTCAGCACCTCGGTGACGAAGATCTGCATCGACGGATCGACGTTCACCGGCGCTTTCAGCACGGCGCTCGACCTCGCCATCCAGAACTATGACGAGCTGCCTCTCACCTTCGCCATGGCGCGCACGCCGAGCACCGGCTGCAGCTTCACCATCAAGGCGGTCCTCCAGCCGGCCCTGACCGGAGGCTCGGCCGGATTCCCGTCGAACGGGCTGCCGTACCCTACCGTCAATATCGGCCTTGGACTCGCCTTGTTCAGCGTCGACGTCATCGAGCACGTCATTACGCATGAAATCGGCCACACCATCGGGTTCCGCCACTCCGACTACTACAACCGCAGCATCAGCTGCGGCATCGGCGGCGACGAGGGTGCCAGTGGGGTGGGCGCCATTCACATCCCGGGCACGCCGACCACGGCCACTGTCGGCGGCTCGCTCATGAACTCGTGCTTCCGCTCGGTGGAGACGGGCGAGTTCACTGCCGGCGACATCTCTGCCATCCTGCAGCTCTACGGAACGGTGTGCACGGGCCAGACTCCGGCCGGTGCGACCGCGTGGCAGCAGTATGGCGCCGACGGCATCTACCTGGACGTGGACACGTCCAAATGTCGCCTTGCGTCCACGCCGCTGTACTTCACCTCCCTGGGCGGGTGGAGCAATCACTGGACAGTCCAGGGCGCCACGTCCATCTACCTGCCGACGGCGACGGGCTTCCGCGTCCACGTGCAGCAGCCCGGCATCACCCCGGCCGTGGCCAACAGCATGGGCATGCACCTCAACTGGCAAGCCGCGCCGCCAAATCTGCGCCAGGAGTCGCTGTGCACAGGACAGACGCCCGTGGGCGCCACCGCGTGGCAGCAGTACGGCGCCGACGGCATCTACCTGGACGTGAATACCGCGGCCTGCGGCTTCGGGGTGACGCCGCAGTACCTCACGTCCCTCGGCGGGGCGAGCGAACACTGGACGGCCCGGGGCGCCACGTCCATCTACCTGCCGACGGCGACGGGCTTCCGCGTCCACTTGCAACAGCCCGGTATCACCCCGGCCTTGGCCAACAGCAGGGGCTGGCATCTCAACTGGCAGGCTTCACCGAGCAACGTTCGCCAGGCCTCCCTGTGCACGGGGAAGACAGAGGCGGGCGCCACGGCGTGGCAGCAGTATGGTGTCGATGGCATCTACCTGGACGTGAGCACCGCGGCCTGCGGCCGCACGTCCACGCCGCTGTATTTCACCTCCCTGGGAGGGGTGACCAACCACTGGACAGCCCAGGGCGCCACGTCCATCTATCTGCCGACGGCGACGGGCTTTCGCGTCCACGTGTACCAGCCCGGCATCACCGTTGAGCAGGCCAACAGCATGGGCATGCACCTCAACTGGGTTGCGGAGTAGCGGCACTCGGCTGAGCTGACCTGAGGCCGGGGACCGCGTTGCCGGTTCCCGGCCTCTCGTCTTGAGGAACGCCTCCCCGAGACGTGGATTAATACTACCCGGTCACATGCGTGACGCTGCTCTCGGAGGCGCGCGAGCGTTGACCGGGCGCAGGCACAGAGGGCAGTGGCCAATGCGGCGAAGCAGCAGGAGTTGGAGCTGCCGCCGCACCTGGGGCAGCGCCCAACGTGCCCGGCTCCGGGGGGAAAAGCGCCCGGTGCAAGGCGAGGAAGCCATGGGCCACCATGCAGAGCGTGGCGTGGTGGTGGAAGCCTCGCCAACTGCGGCCCTCGAAGTGGTCCAGGCCCACTTCTCCCTTCAACTCCTGATAGTCGCGCTCCACGCGCCAGCGCAGCTTGGACAGACGTACCAACTCCTTGAGCGGTGTGTCCTTTGGCAGGGACGACAGGTGATACTTTGTCGGACCTGCTTCACCGCGCGGCCATTCCACCAGCAGCCACACCTCTTCACCTGGCGGCTCGCGCCAGACGTGGTGCTCCGCCGTCTGCACTCGCATGGCGGCAAAGCGTGAAGACTGCATGCCTCGGCTTCCCTGGCGCCAGCGCACGACGTGAAAGGCAGACCGAGGGAGGTTCCGAGCCAACTGCTCGATGAGGACCGGGCGGTGGCCTGACTCATCGACGTAGCGCGTGCGAGGACGGCCCATCTGGTGCGGCACTCGGTGAGGAAGCTGCGGCCCGGCCCCCGGAGGCCAGACGTTGGTATTGCCTTGCACGCCCACAAGGAAGTGCAACCCCCTGTTGCGAAGCGCCTCCCGAAAATCTCGGCAGCTGCCGTAGCCGAAGTCAGCCAGGACGAGCTTTTCACGTACGCCCCAGCCGCGTGCTTCATCGAGAAGCTCGAGCGCCAGCTCCCACTTGCGTTCGAAGTGGACCTCCTGCGGGACACCCGCTGCGCGCATGCGGCGCCTGTCCGTTGTCCACTCCTCGGGGAGGTACAGGCGCATCCCAATGCAGCCGCTGCCCTTCTCGCCCGCCATGTGCAGGCTCACTGCGACCTGGCAGTTGTCCGTGCGGCCCAAGGTGCCCGAGTACTGGCGTGCGACACCCACGGAATGCACGCCTTTCTTCGGGAACCCCGTGTCGTCGATGAGGAGGGCTTCCAGGGCGGGTAGCTCCCGCTCCAACTTCTGGGTGAGGCGACAGCGTACCCGAGTGTCATCCCAGGCCGCGCCGGACACGCACTGCTGCAGGCGTTGGCGCAAAGCCTCCGTCTGGTCTGGCGAATGGGCCAGTCGTGCCGCCATGGGCTCGATGCTCTTGCGCTCCCCATCCAGCAGGAGGCCTGTGACGTAGCCGCCCAGAGCGCGCCGCCGCTCCGTGCGGCCCATTCCCACCGTCATCGAGTCCAGGTACTCGGAGAGCTCTCGGTCAAGCTGGTGCAGTTGAGCCGGCGTCATGCCCCTTCAACACGGGGCTCCCGAGCCCGATTCATCTGACCGAGTAGCGTTAGAAGTCGCGATAGCAGAGGTAGTTGTCCTCCCACGCCGAATCGGCCTCGGAGAAGCGCACGCATGTCCTACCCGCGACGGGCCCCTGGTAGGACCAGGTGAAGTACACCGGGCTGTTGTTGGGGACGCAGAGGTAGTTGTCGTCCCAGGGCGAGTACGTCCCCGCCGTGTCTCCCGGCTCGTTCACCAGGGTGCAGCGCATGCCCTGGATGGGGCCGGCCCAGCTCCACTTCCAGTGGTAGGCGTCCGCCTCGGGAACGACGAGATAGTTGTCGTTCCACATGCCGCTGTGCGTGTCGCCTGGCTCCTCCAGCTTCAGCGCGTTGGCGCGGTTCGGGGGCGCGTAGTGCCAGAACTCCACCAGGCCGCGCCAGTCACCCTCCACCAGCCGGTCGTTGTAGGCGAGCCACGCCGTCGTCTGGCCGGACGCCACCAGCACCCGGGTGAGCGCCGCGTTCTGCGCGCCATTGCGGGGCGCGGAGAAGACATAGCCGGACGGGCAGCGGCCGGTGTTCTGGCTCCATGTGCCCGCGGTAGCGCTGAGCTGCCAGTCGAGCGGTGAGTCCAGCTTGCGGCACGCGAAACGCTTCTGCTGGTCGCACCGGGCATCGTTCCAGCGGCCGTTGGAGCGCAGCTCGGCACAGTCCTCGTCGTTGAAGTTGTCGGGCTGCCCGTCATCCCAGCTCCAGAGGGAGGCCTTCATCAGCTCCTGGAAGTCGCGGTACGGCCCGAAGCCCGACTGGCCAATCGGGTCCAGCACGACGCCCACGTTGCACTCCTGGGCGCGGCGTACGTGCTCGGGGGACGTGGACCAGAAGACCGGCTCCTGGCTGCTGTCTCCGACGAAGGAGTAGAAGCGATTGTCCGTGGGGTGCGCTGGTAGCGGCTGATACGAGCCATACCAGCCGCTGCCCGAGTCGAACACCTTCCACTCACACGCCTGGCGCTCCTCGTAGGACATCCAGAAATTCTTGATGCTGGCCTGCCCGTTGTCCGTCCACCACGGCCAGCTCGACTGCCAGTCGACGGAGAGGGCCTCGCCCTGGGGCCAGCCGCTGCCGGGCATGGGGATGTTGCCTCCCAGGACGAGGACCTGCCGCCCGAAGGCGCGAATCCGGTCCACGCTGGGGAACAGGTTGCTGTTCCCCCGGAGCTGGTTCAGCTCCTGGCGGCTGAGGAACTCCTCCGTCAGCTCGTTGTAGAAGGTGAGCGCCACCTCTTGCGTCCGCGAGTCGTCCCACTCCCGCTGGACGTTGATGAAGATGAGCTCGTTGGGGTTGGACACCAGCCAATCGCGGACCTCACGCAGCGCGTAGGCCAGGGGGCGCGAGCCGATGGGACACGGCCTCGAGGCCGAGTGACACACCTGGATGCGCGACGTCGCATCCGCGTGGACGTCCATGTCGATGGAGCGGACGCCCATGCGGAGCATGTCGGTGATGGAGAACGAGTGCTGCCACCCGGCCAAACCCGAGCCCAGCGACTCCTGCGCGGTGTTGTACGTGTTGTGCGCGCCCAGCCACGCGACGTGGTTGAAGGGCTGGCTTCTGCCGAGCCGCCGCTGGAGACCCAGGGCGCGCGCGGACGGGGACTCGGTGAAGGACGTCACGTCGGGACGCCACCGGCGCTGCTCGGCGGGCGCGGAGTCGGGAGCGTTCTGGCAGCTCCCGCCGGAGGGCGCGAGGCCGCGGTCGCACCAGTTCCACACGCCCGCCCAGTTGGGGTTGCAGGGCGCCTGCCCGAAGGCGCCGCAGGTGACATCGCTGTAGGCGGCCTGTCTCACGGATGCAAGCGCGCCGGGCTCCCGCTCCGGGGGACTCTCGCATCCGAGCCAGAGGACGGACGTAATGCCAAGCCACAGGACTCCTCTCCATGCAATCTCACGAGCTGCTGCCATGCGTTCCGCTCCTTGGTGGGGGGCACCCGGCGTGCCGGATTGCACCTGTCACCCCCAATAGCGCTCCTGTCCTTCCCATGCTCTCACCCGAGGGCGCCTCCTGGGCTCTTTTCAAGCATTTGAAATGGCCATGTCACACGCGGCACCGGCTGCGTCGTCCTGGGGCTGGAAGGGCACTTCGCCCCCAGAACGAGGACCTGCACATGAAGCCCGGATGAATGCCTTCACGGTCGCGCCGGACGCCCTCAACCTCATGGTGGATTTCAGCAAGAAGGTGGAGGCACTGGGGCTGGACCGAGGCCCTGACGCTCCTCTCCCAGACGCACGCACCCGACGAGGACTACGCTGCGCTCGAGCCGCACTTCACCGAAGAGGAGATCGTGAAGCCGACCCTCATGATTGGCGTCATCAACACCGCGAACCGGCTCGTCCTCGGCTTCCGGGCCGTGCACCCGGTGGCCCCTCGCAGTGAAGCCGCCTGATTCGAATCCCGCGGACGTCTTCGACCCGCTCCGCCCCCGGCTGCTCCGCATCGCGTACCGGATGCTGGGCATCGTCGCGGAGGCGGAGGACGTGGTGCAGGAGGCGTATCTGCGTTGGCACCAGACGAACCGCGACGTCGTGCGGGACGCCGAGGCCGTGCTCGTCCGCACGGTGACGCGCCTGTGCCTGGACGTCCTGAAGTCCGCGCGCGTCCGGTGCGAGGAATACGTGGGGACCTGGCTTCCAGAGCCCATCCTCGAGACAGTGGAGGGCAGCTCGTACATGAGGGCACCATCGACGGCCTGCCCGCGTACGTCACGCTGGATCCGGATGGAATGCTGCAGACCACGGCGTTCGCCATCGAGGACGGCCAAATCGTCGCCATCTACGCCACGCGCAACCCCGACAAGCTGAAGGGCATCCGGCGCGCGGTGGTGGGCGATTCGTCATAGGAGGCTCCAGCGCGCGGCGAAGGACTCGCGCGTGAAGTCGACGAACCGGAGCATGGCAGGCGTGCCGCCGGCCATGCCCGGCGGTGGGCTCGCCTCTTGTGGCTTCGGCCCTGCCCACGCTTCGGGGAACTGAACCTGGGTTGCGTGTGCATCTCCCTTTCCGGCTGTGGGAAGAGGCACACGCGAGCCCTACCCGAGTGCGTCCAGCGCGGCCTGGGGCATCTTGTCCAGCATGTCCGCCGCCGAGGGCGACAGCCAGAGTCTACGGACGCTCACGAATGGCAGCCCGTTGACGGCGAGTCCGCAGCGGTGGCGAGGGCGGGTGCAATGGATTTGCGGCTCCGGCGTAGGGTCGCTGGACCTGTGCCCTGCTTGACTCGCTCGCGCCATGGCGCCGAGCCCCACGCCGGAGGAAGCCTTATGTTCGGACGCCGCCCCCAGGGAGACTTCGACGAGGAGGCCGAGCACGACGCACGGCGCAACTCCGGCAACGTGGCCGCCGCCCGGGACCGCTCCCATCACGCGCCGGCGTCCGCGTGGCTCGAGGGTTTCGGGCGGGACCTGCGCCACGCGTGGAGCGCGCTGCTGCGCACGCCGAGCTTCCTCGTCACCTGCGTCGGCACGCTCGCGCTCGCCATCGGCGCGGTGGCGGGCATGTTCAGCGTCGTCAACTCCGTGCTGGTGCGGCCGCTGCCGTTCCGGGACCCCGACCGCCTCGTCGCCGTGATGGGCACCGCCCCGGGCTCGGACCTCCCGGAGCGCTTCGACCTCAGCGCGGACTTCTACGTCCAGTACAAGGAGCGCTCGAAGCTCCTGGACGGCATCGCCCTGCTCAGCTCGGGCACGTCCACGCTGCGCGCCGACACGCGCGTGGAGCGAGTCCCGATGGCGTGGCCCACCATCGACCTGTTCGAGACCTTCGGCGTGCGCCCGCAGCTCGGGCGCCTGCCAGTGGCGGAGGACGGGGACCAGGTCGTCGTCATCAGCGACCGGCTGTGGACGAGCTGGTTCGGACGCGACCCATCCGTGGTCGGCAGGTCGTACTTCGTCTCGGACGGCATGAAGGAGGTCATCGGGGTCATGCCCCCGGAGTTCCGCTACCCGAGCGACGAGACGATGCTCTGGGTGGCCAATCCGGTGCGGCTCGAGGACCTGCGCCCCGGCCAGCTCGGCGCCGTCGTGGTGGGCCGCATGAAGCCGGGCGTGACGGCGGAGCAGCTGAGCGCGGAGCTGACCACGCTGTCGAAGCAGCTGCCGGCGCGCTTCGGCGGACCGCCCAGCTATGCGCGCCTCATCGAGCAGCACCGCGCGCGGGTCGAGCCGCTGCTGGAGCGGATGGTGGGCCGCACGGCCCGCACGTCGCTCTGGCTGCTGCTGGGCGCGGTGTGCGTCGCGCTCGTCATCGCGTGCGCCAACGTCACCAACCTCTTCCTCGTGCGCGCTGAGCGGCGCGCCCCCGAGCTGGGCGTGCGCCGGGCGCTGGGGGCGTCGCCGGGGCAGCTCGTCCGCTTCCAGCTGGCAGAGGCGCTCCTCGTGGCGCTGCCCGCGGGGCTGCTCGCCATTGCCCTGAGCGCGGCCACGCTGCCGCTGTTCCTCGCGGCCGCGCCGCGGGGCATCCCGCGGCTGGGCGCCGTGCGGCTCGACCTGGCCACGGTCGCTGCCACGTTCGTGCTGGTGCTCCTCACCGCGCTGGTCTGCGGCGCCGTGCCCGCGCTGCGCGCCTCGTCCGCCAACCTCAGCAGCATGCGTGACGGGGGGCGGACGGCTACGGCGCGCCGGCACGGGTTCCGCAACGCGCTGGTGGTGGGGCAGACGGCGCTCGCGCTCACGCTGCTCATCGGCGCAGCGCTGTTGCTGCAGAGCTTCAGCCGCCTGCGGAACGTGGACCCGGGCTACGAGACGGACGGCATCTACACGTTCCAGTTCGCGCCCGACCAGCCGCATCTGACGGACGGCCCCGCGTGGGGCCGGCTGCACCTGGCCTTCATGGACCAGTTGCGGGCGCTGCCGGGCGTCACCGGCGTGGGGCTCGTCAACAATATCCCGCTCGACGAGGGGACGCCGATGGGGAGCTTCTTCTCCGACGCCATGCCCGAAGCCGACGGCGGCGCGCGGTTCGGCATGAACTTCACCGCGGGCGACTACTTCCGGGTGATGGGCATCTCGCTGCAGGAGGGGCGCACGTTCACCAACGAGGAGGCCTTCACACCCAACAGCAGCGTCATCGTCAGCCGTTCGGTGGTGCGCAAGCTCTGGCCGAACGCGAGCGGCCTGGGCCAGCGCCTGCGCGTCGCCACGCCCCGGGATGGCGTGCTGCCCTTCACCGTGGTGGGCGTGGTGGAGGACGTGAAGCAGGACGACTGGCGCGAGGCGGCCGAGGCGGTCGTCTACTTCCCCCTGACCGGGCCGGCCCCGGGCACGTGGCAGATGGGCTCCCCGGCCTACGCGGTCAAGTCATCGCGCGCGGACGCGCTGCGCGACGAGGTGCGCGAGCTCGTGCGCCAGGTGGCCCCCGAGGCGCCGGTCTACCGCGAGTACACGATGGAGTTCCTGGCGCGCCGGTCCACCACCGAGCTGTCGTTCACGATGTTGACCTTCGCCGTGGTGTCCGGGCTGACGCTGTTGCTTGCCGCGGTGGGCCTGTACGGCGTGCTGTCGTCCGTGGTGGCCGGGCGGACGCGGGAGATAGGCGTGCGGATGGCGCTCGGCGCGACGCCGCGCGCCGTGCGCCGGCAGGTGGTGGGGCAGGGCACGCGCGTCGTGCTGGTCGGCGTGGCCATCGGGTTGGTGGCGGCCTTCGCCTCCACGCGCTTCCTCACCGCGCTGCTCTACGAGGTCGAGGCGGTGGAGCCCGGCCTGTTCGCGCTGACGTCCGGGTTGATGGTCGTCATCGGCCTGGCCGCCAGCTACCTGCCCGCGCGGCGCGCGAGCAGCGTTGACCCGGTGGTGTCGCTGCGCAGCGACTGACGGCGTCGCTCACGCTCGAGGACCGCGCGGGCTTCCTCCAACGCCGCGGTGTCGAGCTTCCGCTCCCTCAAGTGGGGGCGGAGCCGGGGTTGGAGGAGGAGAGCCCAGCCTTTGCCGCGACGGTGGAGGAGCCGAGGAAGGAGCACACCCCCCGTGCCAAAGAAAAAGCCCAGCAACCCGGTGGGATTGCTGGGCTTCTCAGTGGAGGCGGCGGGAATCGAACCCGCGTCCGAAAGCCTTCTGCTCTTCGACCCTACGTGCGTAGTCCGCGATTTGCTACGTCCCTGAGGCTCCCACGGACGGGATACTCAGAGCCGGTCCTGGAAAGGTCTCGCTACCTCGGGCCCAGGCACCCTCGGCAGCCAGCCCGCATTATGACGGTCCATCCCAACCCCACGGGCCGAGAGCTGGGGGACCGCGCACTAGAAGCTGTTGTTAGGCAGCCAGCGCGAGCTCAACGTTGTCGTTGGCTTTTGTGTTCTTGCCGGGTTGAATTTACGAGCTACCTGACAAGCTCGGCACGCGTCTCGAACTTCAATGCCCCCGTCGAAACCAGGTCGCCCCCGGTACGTTGACTCACTGCGACTTCACGCGGGCTGCGTCACCCGCGCTTCCTCACATTAACCGCTGACGAAGGTGCGTCAATCCTCATGACACGGCCGGCGCGTACTTCACCGCACGGCTCCGGACACTCCCTTCACAACCTGCACCCCCAACAGTCGAGCCGTCGTAGGGTCGCCTCCCCGCCGGGTCACATCGTCAACGCCCGGCCCACGAGGACGACGAATGAGACGACTGCTCACCCTCCTGCTGCTCCTGCTGGGCACGGCCACGGCCCTGCCGGCCGCCGCCCAGTCCGGGCCCACGGCCGCCTTCCCCTACACGCTCAACACCGAGAAGCTGCCCAACGGCCTCACCGTGGTGCGTGTGCCCTACCCGTCCCAGGGCATCATCGCCTACGTCACCGTCGTGCGCGTGGGCTCGCGCAACGAGGTGGAGCCCGGCAAGACGGGCTTCGCCCACTTCTTCGAGCACATGATGTTCAAGGGGACGAAGAACAACCCCGAGGGCTCGCGCGAGAAGGTGATGGGCACCTTCGGCTTCGACGACAACGCCTTCACCACCGACGACGTCACCGTCTACTACTCGTACGGCCCCACCGCCGGCCTGCCCAAGCTCATCGAGCTGGAGGCGGACCGCTTCCGCAACCTCGAGTACTCCGAGCCCGCCTTCCAGACGGAGGCGCTCGCGGTGCTCGGCGAGTACCACAAGAACGCCGCCGCGCCGTTCCTCAAGATGGAGGAGGAGCTGAACGCCGCGGCCTTCCAGCGCCACACGTACCGGCACACCACCCTGGGCTTCTACGAAGACATCAAGGCGATGCCCCAGGCCTACCAGTACAGCCGCGAGTTCTTCCAGCGCTGGTACACCCCCGACAACACCATGCTCTTCATCGTCGGTGACTTCGACGACGCGAAGGTGATGCAGCTGGTGCGTGAGAACTACGGCCCGTGGAACCGCAAGGTGGCCCAGGTCACCGTCCCCACCGAGCCGCCGCAGACGGGCCCGCGCACCGCGCACATCGACTGGCCGCAGCCCACGCAGCCCCGTCAAATCCTGGCCTGGCGCACGCCCGCCGCGTCCGTCACCACCATGGACGCCGCGATTCAGACGGTACTCGTGGACTACCTCACCGGCCCCACCAGCCCCGCGTACAAGTCGCTGGTGCTGGACAAGCAGCTCGTGGAGGAGATTGGCAGCGACTACTCCGTGCACAGGGACCCGAACCTCTTCACCCTCACCGCCACCCTCAAGAACGAGAAGGACCGCGACACCGTGCGGCTCGCCCTCTTGAAGGAGGTGAGCAACCTCGCCGCCGGCAAGCTGGACGCCGCGCGCGTGAAGGCCATCCAGGACCACGAGCGCTACGGC comes from Pyxidicoccus parkwaysis and encodes:
- a CDS encoding ABC transporter permease, translating into MFGRRPQGDFDEEAEHDARRNSGNVAAARDRSHHAPASAWLEGFGRDLRHAWSALLRTPSFLVTCVGTLALAIGAVAGMFSVVNSVLVRPLPFRDPDRLVAVMGTAPGSDLPERFDLSADFYVQYKERSKLLDGIALLSSGTSTLRADTRVERVPMAWPTIDLFETFGVRPQLGRLPVAEDGDQVVVISDRLWTSWFGRDPSVVGRSYFVSDGMKEVIGVMPPEFRYPSDETMLWVANPVRLEDLRPGQLGAVVVGRMKPGVTAEQLSAELTTLSKQLPARFGGPPSYARLIEQHRARVEPLLERMVGRTARTSLWLLLGAVCVALVIACANVTNLFLVRAERRAPELGVRRALGASPGQLVRFQLAEALLVALPAGLLAIALSAATLPLFLAAAPRGIPRLGAVRLDLATVAATFVLVLLTALVCGAVPALRASSANLSSMRDGGRTATARRHGFRNALVVGQTALALTLLIGAALLLQSFSRLRNVDPGYETDGIYTFQFAPDQPHLTDGPAWGRLHLAFMDQLRALPGVTGVGLVNNIPLDEGTPMGSFFSDAMPEADGGARFGMNFTAGDYFRVMGISLQEGRTFTNEEAFTPNSSVIVSRSVVRKLWPNASGLGQRLRVATPRDGVLPFTVVGVVEDVKQDDWREAAEAVVYFPLTGPAPGTWQMGSPAYAVKSSRADALRDEVRELVRQVAPEAPVYREYTMEFLARRSTTELSFTMLTFAVVSGLTLLLAAVGLYGVLSSVVAGRTREIGVRMALGATPRAVRRQVVGQGTRVVLVGVAIGLVAAFASTRFLTALLYEVEAVEPGLFALTSGLMVVIGLAASYLPARRASSVDPVVSLRSD
- a CDS encoding M16 family metallopeptidase — encoded protein: MRRLLTLLLLLLGTATALPAAAQSGPTAAFPYTLNTEKLPNGLTVVRVPYPSQGIIAYVTVVRVGSRNEVEPGKTGFAHFFEHMMFKGTKNNPEGSREKVMGTFGFDDNAFTTDDVTVYYSYGPTAGLPKLIELEADRFRNLEYSEPAFQTEALAVLGEYHKNAAAPFLKMEEELNAAAFQRHTYRHTTLGFYEDIKAMPQAYQYSREFFQRWYTPDNTMLFIVGDFDDAKVMQLVRENYGPWNRKVAQVTVPTEPPQTGPRTAHIDWPQPTQPRQILAWRTPAASVTTMDAAIQTVLVDYLTGPTSPAYKSLVLDKQLVEEIGSDYSVHRDPNLFTLTATLKNEKDRDTVRLALLKEVSNLAAGKLDAARVKAIQDHERYGTLMSLQTPRDVGVRLAMYGGILGTPDGLQLHLQNLTKVKPAQLQEFAKKYLTANRIILLSLTPKVAGAGGTK